The Planctomycetota bacterium DNA segment CGGTTCGTCTGCGCAAAGGCGGGGCGGAGGCGCCGGTCGTTCAGGCGGCCGTGCCTGTTGCGCCGGCGGCGCCGGCGCGAGCGGCAGCGCCGCCGGCCGCCAGCCTGCCGACAATCAACTCGCCGATGGTCGGCACGTTCTATGTTTCCTCGAGCCCCGAGGCCGACGCGTACGTCAAGGCCGGCGACCACGTGACGGACGAGAGCGTCGTCTGCGTCATCGAGGCCATGAAAGTTTTCAACGAGATCCGGTCCGAGACGAGCGGCACGATCGAGAAGATTCTGGTGAAGAACGCGGCGCCGGTCGAGTTCGGGCAGCCGCTGTTCGTCATTCGGCCGGATTAGGCCACTTTGCAGAGGGGGTAATTGAAAGCGTATTGGGTGGCACGGCCGGTCTTGTCCGGCCGTGCGGGGCGCACGGCGGGGCAAGGCCCGCCGTGCCACACGGGAAAAGTTGCCGACCGGATGAGGCGTTCGGCATCCCCGGGCCGCGCCGGCGAGGTGGAGTATGTTCCAGCGGATTCTGGTCGCGAACCGCGGCGAAATCGCCTTGCGGATCATCCGCGCCTGCCGCGAGATGGGCATCGAGGCCGTCGCCGTCTTCTCCGAGGCCGACCGCGACGCCGGGTACCTGGACCTGGCCCACGGCGCGATCTGCATCGGCCCGGCGGCGCCGGCCCAGTCGTACCTGAACATTGCGCGGATCATTTCGGCGGCGGAGGTCGCGGACGTCGACGCGATCCATCCGGGGTACGGCTTCCTGGCGGAGAACCCCCATTTCGCCGAAGTGTGCCGGTCCTGCAACATTGAATTCATCGGCCCGACGGTCGAGGCGATGAGGCGCCTCGGCGACAAACTCGAGGCCCGCCGACTGGCGAAGCAGTCGAAGATTTACACGATTCCCGGCAGCAAGGAGCCGCTCCAGAGCGAGGAGGAAGCGCTCGCGCTGGCACACGAGATCGGCTACCCGGTGATGGTGAAGGCGGCGGCGGGCGGCGGCGGTCGGGGCATGCGGATCGCCCACAACGACATCAGCCTCGTCCAGGCCGTCCGCCATGGCCGCACCGAGGCCGAGGCCGCCTTCAAGGACGGGCGCGTGTACCTGGAGAAGCGCGTCGAGGCCGTCCGCCACGTCGAGGTCCAGATTCTGGGGGACAACTACGGCAACGTGGTGCATTTCTGGGAGCGCGACTGCTCGCTCCAGCGTCGGCATCAGAAACTGGTGGAGGAATCGCCGTCGCCCGCCATCAGCGCGCGCACGCGCGAGAAACTGTGCGACGCGGCCGTGCGGATGGCCCGCGAGGCCGGTTACACCAGCGCAGGAACCGTCGAGTTCCTCGTGGACCAGAACGAAGCGTTCTACCTTCTGGAGGTCAACGCCCGCATCCAGGTCGAGCACCCCGTGACCGAAATGGTGACCGGGACGGACCTGGTGCAGTGGCAGATTCGCGTGGCGGCGGGCGAACGGCTGCGCCTGAGGCAGCGCGACATTCCGCAAACCGGCCACGCCATCGAGTGCCGCATCAACGCCGAGGATTGCGCGAACGGTTTCCGGCCCTCGGCGGGACCCATCCAGACGTTCCGCGTGCCCGGCGGCCCGGGCGTCCGCGTGGACACGCACTGCTACGAAGGGTACGCCATTACGCCGCACTACGACTCGATGATCGCGAAACTGATCGTCCACCGGCCGACGCGAGAGGCGGCCGTCGCGACGATGCGCCGGGCGCTCGACGAGTTCCGCATCGCTCCGATCAAGACCACGATCCCGGTGCACCAGGAGATCATGGCGAACCCGGATTTTCTGCGCGGGAAGGTGGACACGGGTTGGGTGGAACGGGTGTGGCAAGGCCGCAAACGGGCTTGACAGGGGCGGCCAGCGCGCGGTGAACGTGTCGATCACTGTGCATGGTTAGCCGCGAGCCGGGAGGCGAGCGAGTGGGTGGGCCGAGACCGCAGGAGTTGGTGTGATGCCGCTGAGCGTGACGGTGGTGGGGGTGGGACTTGTGGGCGAGGCGATTGTCTCGTGCCTGAAGGAGCGCAAGTTCCCCTGCCGGTGGCCGCCGCGCGTCGCCGCCACGCGCGAACGGCCGGAAACCC contains these protein-coding regions:
- the accB gene encoding acetyl-CoA carboxylase biotin carboxyl carrier protein, whose amino-acid sequence is MAEDKSAKSQGPAAPGSEGPALETIRKLVALMEEHGLVEVEVEQENLAVRLRKGGAEAPVVQAAVPVAPAAPARAAAPPAASLPTINSPMVGTFYVSSSPEADAYVKAGDHVTDESVVCVIEAMKVFNEIRSETSGTIEKILVKNAAPVEFGQPLFVIRPD
- the accC gene encoding acetyl-CoA carboxylase biotin carboxylase subunit, which produces MFQRILVANRGEIALRIIRACREMGIEAVAVFSEADRDAGYLDLAHGAICIGPAAPAQSYLNIARIISAAEVADVDAIHPGYGFLAENPHFAEVCRSCNIEFIGPTVEAMRRLGDKLEARRLAKQSKIYTIPGSKEPLQSEEEALALAHEIGYPVMVKAAAGGGGRGMRIAHNDISLVQAVRHGRTEAEAAFKDGRVYLEKRVEAVRHVEVQILGDNYGNVVHFWERDCSLQRRHQKLVEESPSPAISARTREKLCDAAVRMAREAGYTSAGTVEFLVDQNEAFYLLEVNARIQVEHPVTEMVTGTDLVQWQIRVAAGERLRLRQRDIPQTGHAIECRINAEDCANGFRPSAGPIQTFRVPGGPGVRVDTHCYEGYAITPHYDSMIAKLIVHRPTREAAVATMRRALDEFRIAPIKTTIPVHQEIMANPDFLRGKVDTGWVERVWQGRKRA